Proteins from a genomic interval of Pecten maximus chromosome 13, xPecMax1.1, whole genome shotgun sequence:
- the LOC117340909 gene encoding rRNA 2'-O-methyltransferase fibrillarin-like — protein MGRPGFSPGGRGFGGGRGGGGRGRGGFGDRGGFGDRGGFGDRGGRGGRGGFGDRGGRGGRGGRGGFGGGFGDRGRGGRGGRGAGGRGGRGGRGGMRGGRTVVVEPHRHQGVFIARGKEDALVTLNMVPGEAVYGEKRISTEIGETKTEYRTWNPFRSKLAAAILGGVDQIHMKPGSKVLYLGAASGTTVSHVSDIVGPEGLVYAVEFSHRSGRDLINVAKKRTNIIPIIEDARHPHKYRMLMGMVDVIFADVAQPDQARIVAINAHNFLKDKGHIVISIKANCIDSTAEPEAVFADEVNKLKAEKIKPTEQLTLEPYERDHAVVVGMYRPPPKK, from the exons ATGGGACGTCCTG GTTTTTCACCCGGTGGCCGAGGCTTCGGAGGAGGCCGTGGGGGCGGAGGAAGAGGACGAGGAGGATTTGGTGACCGAGGAGGATTTGGTGACCGAGGAGGATTTGGTGACCGAGGAGGCagaggaggaagaggaggatTTGGTGACAGAGGTGGTCGTGGGGGCCGAGGAGGTCGAGGAGGGTTTGGTGGAGGGTTTGGTGACCGTGGACGAGGGGGAAGAGGTGGAAGGGGAGCTGGAGGCCGCGGAG GTAGAGGTGGCCGAGGCGGAATGAGGGGTGGAAGGACAGTGGTGGTAGAGCCTCACAGACATCAGG GTGTGTTCATTGCCCGCGGGAAGGAGGATGCCTTAGTAACACTGAACATGGTTCCCGGGGAGGCAGTTTACGGAGAGAAGAGAATCAGCACAGAG ATTGGTGAGACCAAAACCGAGTACAGGACCTGGAACCCATTCAGATCAAAGTTGGCTGCTGCCATTTTGGGTGGTGTTGACCAGATACACATGAAACCTGGCAGTAAAGTTCTTTACCTCGGAGCTGCCTCAGGAACAACTGTCAGCCATGTGTCTGACATCGTAGGGCCG GAAGGCTTAGTATATGCAGTAGAATTCTCACACAGAAGTGGACGGGATCTCATCAACGTAGCCAAGAAAAGGACAAACATCATCCCCATCATAGAGGACGCCAGACATCCTCACAAGTACAGGATGCTAATGG GAATGGTAGATGTGATATTTGCTGATGTTGCCCAGCCAGACCAAGCCAGAATTGTGGCCATTAACGCACACAACTTCCTGAAGGACAAAGGTCATATCGTCATCTCCATCAAG GCAAACTGTATCGACTCGACAGCGGAACCAGAGGCAGTGTTTGCTGATGAGGTAAATAAACTAAAGGCGGAGAAGATTAAACCCACAGAACAGCTCACGTTGGAACCCTACGAGAGAGACCACGCCGTGGTAGTGGGcatgtacag ACCCCCGCCTAAGAAGTGA